The following are encoded in a window of Peromyscus leucopus breed LL Stock chromosome X, UCI_PerLeu_2.1, whole genome shotgun sequence genomic DNA:
- the Ddx3x gene encoding ATP-dependent RNA helicase DDX3X isoform X2: MSHVAVENALGLDQQFAGLDLNSSDNQTGGSTASKGRYIPPHLRNREATKGFYDKDSSGWSSSKDKDAYSSFGSRGDSRGKSSFFGDRGSGSRGRFDDRGRGDYDGMGSRGDRSGFGKFERGGNSRWCDKSDEDDWSKPLPPSERLEQELFSGGNTGINFEKYDDIPVEATGNNCPPHIESFSDVEMGEIIMGNIELTRYTRPTPVQKHAIPIIKEKRDLMACAQTGSGKTAAFLLPILSQIYADGPGEALRAMKENGRYGRRKQYPISLVLAPTRELAVQIYEEARKFSYRSRVRPCVVYGGAEIGQQIRDLERGCHLLVATPGRLVDMMERGKIGLDFCKYLVLDEADRMLDMGFEPQIRRIVEQDTMPPKGVRHTMMFSATFPKEIQMLARDFLDEYIFLAVGRVGSTSENITQKVVWVEEMDKRSFLLDLLNATGKDSLTLVFVETKKGADSLEDFLYHEGYACTSIHGDRSQRDREEALHQFRSGKSPILVATAVAARGLDISNVKHVINFDLPSDIEEYVHRIGRTGRVGNLGLATSFFNERNINITKDLLDLLVEAKQEVPSWLENMAFEHHYKGSSRGRSKSRFSGGFGARDYRQSSGASSSSFSSSRASSSRSGGGGHGSSRGFGGGGYGGFYNSDGYGGNYNSQGVDWWGN; this comes from the exons ATGAGTCATGTGGCAGTGGAAAATGCGCTCGGGCTGGACCAGCAG TTTGCTGGCCTAGACCTGAACTCCTCAGATAATCAGACTGGAGGAAGTACAGCAAGCA AAGGGCGCTATATTCCTCCTCATTTAAGGAACAGAGAAGCTACTAAAG gattcTACGACAAAGACAGTTCAGGGTGGAGTTCTAGTAAAGATAAGGATGCATACAGCAGTTTTGGATCCCGGGGTGATTCAAGAGGGAAGTCTAGTTTCTTTGGTGACCGTGGAAGTGGATCACGGGGAAG GTTTGATGATCGTGGACGGGGAGACTATGACGGCATGGGCAGCCGTGGAGACAGAAGTGGCTTTGGGAAATTTGAAAGAGGTGGAAACAGTCGCTGGTGTGACAAATCCGATGAAGATGACTGGTCAAAACCACTCCCGCCAAGTGAACGCTTGGAACA GGAACTCTTTTCTGGAGGCAATACTGGGATTAACTTTGAGAAATATGATGACATTCCAGTCGAAGCAACAGGCAACAACTGTCCTCCACATATTGAAAGt TTCAGTGATGTTGAGATGGGAGAGATTATTATGGGAAACATTGAGCTTACTCGTTATACTCGCCCAACTCCAGTGCAGAAGCATGCTATTCCTATTatcaaagagaaaagagacttGATGGCTTGTGCCCAAACAG GCTCTGGAAAAACTGCAGCATTTCTCTTGCCCATCTTGAGTCAGATTTATGCTGATGGCCCAGGAGAGGCTCTGAGAGCCATGAAG GAAAATGGAAGATACGGGCGCCGCAAACAATACCCCATCTCCTTGGTACTGGCACCAACGAGAGAATTGGCAGTGCAGATCTATGAGGAAGCCAGAAAA TTTTCATACCGATCTAGAGTTCGTCCTTGTGTGGTGTATGGCGGTGCTGAAATTGGTCAACAGATTCGAGACTTAGAACGTGGGTGCCACTTGTTAGTAGCTACTCCGGGACGTCTAGTGGACATGATGGAGAGGGGAAAGATTGGATTAGACTTCTGCAA ATACTTGGTGTTAGATGAAGCTGACCGGATGTTAGATATGGGGTTTGAACCTCAGATCCGTAGAATAGTTGAACAAGATACTATGCCTCCAAAAGGTGTCCGCCACACTATGATGTTTAGTGCTACTTTTCCTAAGGAGATACAG ATGCTGGCCCGGGATTTCTTGGATGAGTACATTTTCCTGGCTGTAGGAAGAGTCGGGTCTACTTCAGAGAACATCACACAGAAAGTGGTTTGGGTGGAAGAAATGGATAAACGGTCGTTTCTGCTTGACCTCCTAAATGCAACAG GCAAGGATTCCCTGACCCTAGTGTTTGTGGAGACCAAAAAGGGTGCAGACTCTCTGGAGGATTTCTTATATCATGAAGGATATGCTTGTACCAGTATCCATGGAGACCGTTCtcagagagatagagaagaggCCCTTCACCAGTTCCGCTCAGGAAAAAGCCCAATTCTAGTGGCTACAGCA GTAGCAGCAAGAGGACTGGATATTTCAAATGTGAAACATGTTATTAATTTTGACCTGCCTAGTGATATTGAAGAATATGTACATCGCATAGGCCGTACAGGGCGTGTAGGAAACCTTG GTCTCGCCACCTCATTCTTTAATGAAAGGAACATAAATATTACTAAGGATTTATTGGATCTGCTTGTTGAAGCAAAACAAGAAGTGCCGTCTTGGTTAGAAAACATGGCTTTTGAACACCACTACAAGGGGAGCAGTCGTGGACGTTCCAAGAG CCGCTTCAGTGGAGGCTTTGGCGCCAGAGACTACCGACAGAGCAGCGGTGCCAGCAGCTCCAGCTTCAGCAGCAGCCGTGCAAGCAGCAGTCGCAGTGGTGGAGGTGGCCATGGCAGCAGCAGAGGATTTGGTGGAG GTGGCTATGGAGGCTTTTACAACAGTGATGGATATGGAGGAAATTATAACTCCCAGGGGGTTGACTGGTGGGGTAACTGA
- the Ddx3x gene encoding ATP-dependent RNA helicase DDX3X isoform X3 → MSHVAVENALGLDQQFAGLDLNSSDNQTGGSTASRRYIPPHLRNREATKGFYDKDSSGWSSSKDKDAYSSFGSRGDSRGKSSFFGDRGSGSRGRFDDRGRGDYDGMGSRGDRSGFGKFERGGNSRWCDKSDEDDWSKPLPPSERLEQELFSGGNTGINFEKYDDIPVEATGNNCPPHIESFSDVEMGEIIMGNIELTRYTRPTPVQKHAIPIIKEKRDLMACAQTGSGKTAAFLLPILSQIYADGPGEALRAMKENGRYGRRKQYPISLVLAPTRELAVQIYEEARKFSYRSRVRPCVVYGGAEIGQQIRDLERGCHLLVATPGRLVDMMERGKIGLDFCKYLVLDEADRMLDMGFEPQIRRIVEQDTMPPKGVRHTMMFSATFPKEIQMLARDFLDEYIFLAVGRVGSTSENITQKVVWVEEMDKRSFLLDLLNATGKDSLTLVFVETKKGADSLEDFLYHEGYACTSIHGDRSQRDREEALHQFRSGKSPILVATAVAARGLDISNVKHVINFDLPSDIEEYVHRIGRTGRVGNLGLATSFFNERNINITKDLLDLLVEAKQEVPSWLENMAFEHHYKGSSRGRSKSSRFSGGFGARDYRQSSGASSSSFSSSRASSSRSGGGGHGSSRGFGGGGYGGFYNSDGYGGNYNSQGVDWWGN, encoded by the exons ATGAGTCATGTGGCAGTGGAAAATGCGCTCGGGCTGGACCAGCAG TTTGCTGGCCTAGACCTGAACTCCTCAGATAATCAGACTGGAGGAAGTACAGCAAGCA GGCGCTATATTCCTCCTCATTTAAGGAACAGAGAAGCTACTAAAG gattcTACGACAAAGACAGTTCAGGGTGGAGTTCTAGTAAAGATAAGGATGCATACAGCAGTTTTGGATCCCGGGGTGATTCAAGAGGGAAGTCTAGTTTCTTTGGTGACCGTGGAAGTGGATCACGGGGAAG GTTTGATGATCGTGGACGGGGAGACTATGACGGCATGGGCAGCCGTGGAGACAGAAGTGGCTTTGGGAAATTTGAAAGAGGTGGAAACAGTCGCTGGTGTGACAAATCCGATGAAGATGACTGGTCAAAACCACTCCCGCCAAGTGAACGCTTGGAACA GGAACTCTTTTCTGGAGGCAATACTGGGATTAACTTTGAGAAATATGATGACATTCCAGTCGAAGCAACAGGCAACAACTGTCCTCCACATATTGAAAGt TTCAGTGATGTTGAGATGGGAGAGATTATTATGGGAAACATTGAGCTTACTCGTTATACTCGCCCAACTCCAGTGCAGAAGCATGCTATTCCTATTatcaaagagaaaagagacttGATGGCTTGTGCCCAAACAG GCTCTGGAAAAACTGCAGCATTTCTCTTGCCCATCTTGAGTCAGATTTATGCTGATGGCCCAGGAGAGGCTCTGAGAGCCATGAAG GAAAATGGAAGATACGGGCGCCGCAAACAATACCCCATCTCCTTGGTACTGGCACCAACGAGAGAATTGGCAGTGCAGATCTATGAGGAAGCCAGAAAA TTTTCATACCGATCTAGAGTTCGTCCTTGTGTGGTGTATGGCGGTGCTGAAATTGGTCAACAGATTCGAGACTTAGAACGTGGGTGCCACTTGTTAGTAGCTACTCCGGGACGTCTAGTGGACATGATGGAGAGGGGAAAGATTGGATTAGACTTCTGCAA ATACTTGGTGTTAGATGAAGCTGACCGGATGTTAGATATGGGGTTTGAACCTCAGATCCGTAGAATAGTTGAACAAGATACTATGCCTCCAAAAGGTGTCCGCCACACTATGATGTTTAGTGCTACTTTTCCTAAGGAGATACAG ATGCTGGCCCGGGATTTCTTGGATGAGTACATTTTCCTGGCTGTAGGAAGAGTCGGGTCTACTTCAGAGAACATCACACAGAAAGTGGTTTGGGTGGAAGAAATGGATAAACGGTCGTTTCTGCTTGACCTCCTAAATGCAACAG GCAAGGATTCCCTGACCCTAGTGTTTGTGGAGACCAAAAAGGGTGCAGACTCTCTGGAGGATTTCTTATATCATGAAGGATATGCTTGTACCAGTATCCATGGAGACCGTTCtcagagagatagagaagaggCCCTTCACCAGTTCCGCTCAGGAAAAAGCCCAATTCTAGTGGCTACAGCA GTAGCAGCAAGAGGACTGGATATTTCAAATGTGAAACATGTTATTAATTTTGACCTGCCTAGTGATATTGAAGAATATGTACATCGCATAGGCCGTACAGGGCGTGTAGGAAACCTTG GTCTCGCCACCTCATTCTTTAATGAAAGGAACATAAATATTACTAAGGATTTATTGGATCTGCTTGTTGAAGCAAAACAAGAAGTGCCGTCTTGGTTAGAAAACATGGCTTTTGAACACCACTACAAGGGGAGCAGTCGTGGACGTTCCAAGAG CAGCCGCTTCAGTGGAGGCTTTGGCGCCAGAGACTACCGACAGAGCAGCGGTGCCAGCAGCTCCAGCTTCAGCAGCAGCCGTGCAAGCAGCAGTCGCAGTGGTGGAGGTGGCCATGGCAGCAGCAGAGGATTTGGTGGAG GTGGCTATGGAGGCTTTTACAACAGTGATGGATATGGAGGAAATTATAACTCCCAGGGGGTTGACTGGTGGGGTAACTGA
- the Ddx3x gene encoding ATP-dependent RNA helicase DDX3X isoform X1: MSHVAVENALGLDQQFAGLDLNSSDNQTGGSTASKGRYIPPHLRNREATKGFYDKDSSGWSSSKDKDAYSSFGSRGDSRGKSSFFGDRGSGSRGRFDDRGRGDYDGMGSRGDRSGFGKFERGGNSRWCDKSDEDDWSKPLPPSERLEQELFSGGNTGINFEKYDDIPVEATGNNCPPHIESFSDVEMGEIIMGNIELTRYTRPTPVQKHAIPIIKEKRDLMACAQTGSGKTAAFLLPILSQIYADGPGEALRAMKENGRYGRRKQYPISLVLAPTRELAVQIYEEARKFSYRSRVRPCVVYGGAEIGQQIRDLERGCHLLVATPGRLVDMMERGKIGLDFCKYLVLDEADRMLDMGFEPQIRRIVEQDTMPPKGVRHTMMFSATFPKEIQMLARDFLDEYIFLAVGRVGSTSENITQKVVWVEEMDKRSFLLDLLNATGKDSLTLVFVETKKGADSLEDFLYHEGYACTSIHGDRSQRDREEALHQFRSGKSPILVATAVAARGLDISNVKHVINFDLPSDIEEYVHRIGRTGRVGNLGLATSFFNERNINITKDLLDLLVEAKQEVPSWLENMAFEHHYKGSSRGRSKSSRFSGGFGARDYRQSSGASSSSFSSSRASSSRSGGGGHGSSRGFGGGGYGGFYNSDGYGGNYNSQGVDWWGN, encoded by the exons ATGAGTCATGTGGCAGTGGAAAATGCGCTCGGGCTGGACCAGCAG TTTGCTGGCCTAGACCTGAACTCCTCAGATAATCAGACTGGAGGAAGTACAGCAAGCA AAGGGCGCTATATTCCTCCTCATTTAAGGAACAGAGAAGCTACTAAAG gattcTACGACAAAGACAGTTCAGGGTGGAGTTCTAGTAAAGATAAGGATGCATACAGCAGTTTTGGATCCCGGGGTGATTCAAGAGGGAAGTCTAGTTTCTTTGGTGACCGTGGAAGTGGATCACGGGGAAG GTTTGATGATCGTGGACGGGGAGACTATGACGGCATGGGCAGCCGTGGAGACAGAAGTGGCTTTGGGAAATTTGAAAGAGGTGGAAACAGTCGCTGGTGTGACAAATCCGATGAAGATGACTGGTCAAAACCACTCCCGCCAAGTGAACGCTTGGAACA GGAACTCTTTTCTGGAGGCAATACTGGGATTAACTTTGAGAAATATGATGACATTCCAGTCGAAGCAACAGGCAACAACTGTCCTCCACATATTGAAAGt TTCAGTGATGTTGAGATGGGAGAGATTATTATGGGAAACATTGAGCTTACTCGTTATACTCGCCCAACTCCAGTGCAGAAGCATGCTATTCCTATTatcaaagagaaaagagacttGATGGCTTGTGCCCAAACAG GCTCTGGAAAAACTGCAGCATTTCTCTTGCCCATCTTGAGTCAGATTTATGCTGATGGCCCAGGAGAGGCTCTGAGAGCCATGAAG GAAAATGGAAGATACGGGCGCCGCAAACAATACCCCATCTCCTTGGTACTGGCACCAACGAGAGAATTGGCAGTGCAGATCTATGAGGAAGCCAGAAAA TTTTCATACCGATCTAGAGTTCGTCCTTGTGTGGTGTATGGCGGTGCTGAAATTGGTCAACAGATTCGAGACTTAGAACGTGGGTGCCACTTGTTAGTAGCTACTCCGGGACGTCTAGTGGACATGATGGAGAGGGGAAAGATTGGATTAGACTTCTGCAA ATACTTGGTGTTAGATGAAGCTGACCGGATGTTAGATATGGGGTTTGAACCTCAGATCCGTAGAATAGTTGAACAAGATACTATGCCTCCAAAAGGTGTCCGCCACACTATGATGTTTAGTGCTACTTTTCCTAAGGAGATACAG ATGCTGGCCCGGGATTTCTTGGATGAGTACATTTTCCTGGCTGTAGGAAGAGTCGGGTCTACTTCAGAGAACATCACACAGAAAGTGGTTTGGGTGGAAGAAATGGATAAACGGTCGTTTCTGCTTGACCTCCTAAATGCAACAG GCAAGGATTCCCTGACCCTAGTGTTTGTGGAGACCAAAAAGGGTGCAGACTCTCTGGAGGATTTCTTATATCATGAAGGATATGCTTGTACCAGTATCCATGGAGACCGTTCtcagagagatagagaagaggCCCTTCACCAGTTCCGCTCAGGAAAAAGCCCAATTCTAGTGGCTACAGCA GTAGCAGCAAGAGGACTGGATATTTCAAATGTGAAACATGTTATTAATTTTGACCTGCCTAGTGATATTGAAGAATATGTACATCGCATAGGCCGTACAGGGCGTGTAGGAAACCTTG GTCTCGCCACCTCATTCTTTAATGAAAGGAACATAAATATTACTAAGGATTTATTGGATCTGCTTGTTGAAGCAAAACAAGAAGTGCCGTCTTGGTTAGAAAACATGGCTTTTGAACACCACTACAAGGGGAGCAGTCGTGGACGTTCCAAGAG CAGCCGCTTCAGTGGAGGCTTTGGCGCCAGAGACTACCGACAGAGCAGCGGTGCCAGCAGCTCCAGCTTCAGCAGCAGCCGTGCAAGCAGCAGTCGCAGTGGTGGAGGTGGCCATGGCAGCAGCAGAGGATTTGGTGGAG GTGGCTATGGAGGCTTTTACAACAGTGATGGATATGGAGGAAATTATAACTCCCAGGGGGTTGACTGGTGGGGTAACTGA